In one Alosa alosa isolate M-15738 ecotype Scorff River chromosome 14, AALO_Geno_1.1, whole genome shotgun sequence genomic region, the following are encoded:
- the LOC125307519 gene encoding haptoglobin encodes MIWLSVGALLALVACLPHTATQHQGAKQSQVSEVSAHERQRRMVGGLLARSVPWHVMVYLGEGVFDGGFAGGALISDSWVLTAGRNLFIQRSRDATRGKEPLIPKIYMRITHRAHADASTEAAVDKVFLHPGFQNTSDWDNDLALIRLKSPVTFSESVMPVPLPERGDDLEETPGTLGLVAGWGWGRDFIQSDILKFLKLPVVSRQQCQSGYQGKSGKPVVDDNMFCTGPGEDEANVCFWDAGGALAVLNPEQNRVYAAGILSFDKSCAVEKYAVYTKISPYLPWIHEVMRGDEDYASQRSSALARMFSRRF; translated from the exons ATGATTTG GCTCTCAGTCGGAGCTCTCCTGGCTCTAGTGGCCTGTCtaccacacacagccactcagCACCAGGGCGCGAAACAGTCTCAGGTCTCAGAGGTCTCAG CTCATGAGCGGCAGAGGAGGATGGTTGGGGGCCTCTTGGCGAGAAGCGTTCCTTGGCATGTGATGGTGTATCTGGGCGAAGGGGTGTTTGATGGCGGCTTCGCTGGCGGCGCTCTCATCTCAGACAGCTGGGTGCTGACAGCAGGAAGGAACCTCTTCATCCAAAGGAGTCGAGACGCCACTCGAGGAAAAGAGCCCCTCATTCCCAAAATCTACATGAGAATCACTCATCGGGCCCATGCTGATGCATCCACAGAGGCGGCAGTTGACAAG GTATTCCTACACCCAGGCTTTCAAAACACATCAGACTGGGACAATGACCTGGCCTTGATCCGGCTGAAAAGCCCTGTCACTTTCAGTGAATCAGTGATGCCTGTCCCTCTCCCTGAGCGGGGGGATGACCTGGAGGAGACGCCGGGCACCCTGGGCCTTGTTGCCGGCTGGGGCTGGGGCAGGGACTTCATCCAGTCCGACATCCTCAAGTTTCTCAAGCTGCCCGTGGTCTCCCGACAGCAGTGCCAGTCCGGTTACCAGGGCAAGTCCGGCAAACCAGTGGTGGACGACAACATGTTCTGCACCGGCCCAGGAGAGGACGAGGCCAACGTGTGCTTCTGGGACGCAGGTGGCGCCCTGGCGGTCCTCAACCCGGAACAGAACAGGGTTTATGCGGCCGGGATCCTGTCTTTCGATAAGAGCTGCGCCGTGGAGAAGTACGCCGTTTACACAAAGATATCCCCCTACCTGCCGTGGATCCACGAGGTCATGAGGGGTGATGAGGACTATGCCTCCCAGCGCTCCTCTGCCCTGGCCCGCATGTTTTCCAGGAGGTTTTAA